AAGCAACAGCTTCCCCAAAGGATTTCCCTTGCTCATGTTGAACAGGTGAACTCAGATTTGATCATGGCCTTGGCAATGCAGCAGCAGGAGCACGAGATGGCCTATACGATGCTCGAGACCATTGAAAGTGATAGCGATGAAGACGAAAATTCAGATTCCAACAGCAACCATGGTCTCAATACCAATGCCTCCTCACAAAGGCAAGAACTTCTTTCCCGGTGGGCTTTTCTAGAAGATGACGAGGAGACTGCCGATGAAAATGAAGATATGGAAGAAGACGAAGATGGGGATTTTGAGGATTTTGATTTGGATGAGCTAACTTATGAGGAGTTGATTGCATTAGGGGAGTTCATTGGAACAGAAAAGAGGGGCCTACCGATAAACGAAATACCTTCATGCTTGCACCCGAGCAAGTTTCAAACCATCGAAAACAGAAGCGGTATAGATCGGTGTGTGATTTGCCAAGTTGAATACGATGAAGGCGAAGAATTGGCTGCTCTTCCTTGTGAGCATCCTTACCATTCAGAATGTATAGGCAAATGGCTTCAAATCAAAAGGGTTTGTCCAATATGTGGTACAGAAGTTTCATCCCCTAAGGGTTCTAAAAATGCCTAATCTCTTTAAAATTGGTGATACTTCTAATTGCAAAAAGGGGAAAAGGTCCAGATAAATGTTCGTGATTCGTTCATTTAATTGAAAGGTAATGTTTAAAACTTCTTAAAAAAGATAGGAAGgcttctctatatttttatttttaaaagccAACATCTCATTCTAAAGGGAGCCTCTTTAGCTTAATTATATTGCAAATTGTTTGTATTACTCGATTAATTGAAACTGATCTTTAAATTACTTACCTCGTCGAATTCTCAGGGAACAAAATTTagattgttaaaaaaatataaagggaAGGATTTGAATTTATAACATTTTTGGGTCATTAACGTATTAAACAAGTTGAGCTTCATATGAATTAGGGAGACACAAAAGCCTTCGTGACTTTAATGGCTACTAAATTAGGgtaaaatgaaactttttaaagttcaataaTATAACAAAAATCAACTCATAGGTAGAGGTGATAGTCGGTTTAGTTTTATCGATTTTGGGGTCAATCAAGAATTGAACCAAACTAGACCAATTGATTTTACAAAAAAGAGATTCAAACCAATGTccaataaagaacaaaaccaatgtattgatttatttggatcGGTTTAATTCTGGTTTGGTTTTCAGTTTTTgacattttctctttttctttcaatttttttatttttattttcactttgTTTTGAATCGGTCCTTTTtgctaattttaaattaaaattgggtcttttttttaattattaattgaattttaacattttttttgccACTTTTCTACTTAGAAAACATACACGCTCCATAATAATTGGTCTTTTATCTAAACATCAAATATACATGCATCGTTactattaaaatactaaaaaaaatctaatgaaAGGTTTATTTTCAAgggtatatatatatcattagttcagttcaatttttattgatttttcgCATAAAAATGGATCTGAGccattactttttttattttctccaaatacaaaccaatatgtctaattttatactaaaaacccaaaccaaatCATTGGATTGGTTTGGATTTgtttagatttttgtttttctgggttttttttttttttttttttttttttttttttttttttttttttttttttttttttttgcactccTAGCCTATGGGTATTTGTGATAAtctaacatttttaaaaataggagaTACAAGTATACAACAACAAAATAATTAAggttagaaaaacatttttgatcttgaactttttttaagataacaatttttttttaaaaaaaataataatgaaggCAACAATTTAGTCCCAATACTTTCGTATTTGTAATCTAGTCACCGAAGTTTAAAAAGTAGCAATGTAGATCTTGTACTTTGAAATCTGTAATGATTTGTAAAAGTAGTCtgtgaaaattttcattaaaattaagtgcaatt
This genomic window from Benincasa hispida cultivar B227 chromosome 4, ASM972705v1, whole genome shotgun sequence contains:
- the LOC120076537 gene encoding E3 ubiquitin ligase BIG BROTHER-related-like; translation: MEEQEDKQQLPQRISLAHVEQVNSDLIMALAMQQQEHEMAYTMLETIESDSDEDENSDSNSNHGLNTNASSQRQELLSRWAFLEDDEETADENEDMEEDEDGDFEDFDLDELTYEELIALGEFIGTEKRGLPINEIPSCLHPSKFQTIENRSGIDRCVICQVEYDEGEELAALPCEHPYHSECIGKWLQIKRVCPICGTEVSSPKGSKNA